A single Nisaea sp. DNA region contains:
- a CDS encoding carbon-phosphorus lyase complex subunit PhnI — protein sequence MYVAVKGGDKAIENSLHYLADIRRGDRQIPELSLQQIREQLPLAVDRVMTEGSLYDPDLAALAIKQANGDIQEAVFLLRAYRTTLPRFGASQAIDTGTMQIRRRISATYKDLPGGQILGPSFDYTHRLLDFTLAANGETPEAPKSEEPVADGMPRVADILDHEGLIELDLPDDEDGPVPDLTRESTSFPADRATRLQNLARGDEGFLLALGYSTQRGFGNNHPFAGEIRMGELAVSFEPEELGFEIEIGEITVTECQMVNQFKGSAKVPPQFTRGYGLTFGHCERKAMSMALVDRALRAKEFGEEITAPAQDEEFVLYHSDNVEASGFVQHLKLPHYVDFQGELVTVRELRKEIAAREAAERTDDDELAAAE from the coding sequence ATGTATGTAGCTGTCAAAGGCGGCGACAAGGCCATCGAGAACTCGCTGCACTATCTTGCCGATATCCGGCGGGGCGACCGCCAGATCCCGGAACTGTCCCTCCAGCAAATCCGCGAACAGCTCCCGCTCGCCGTCGACCGAGTGATGACCGAGGGCTCGCTGTACGATCCCGATCTTGCCGCACTGGCCATCAAACAGGCCAATGGCGATATTCAGGAAGCGGTGTTCCTGCTCCGGGCCTACCGCACCACCCTGCCCCGGTTCGGCGCATCGCAGGCAATCGATACCGGCACCATGCAGATCCGCCGGCGCATCTCCGCCACCTACAAGGACCTGCCGGGCGGCCAGATCCTCGGTCCGAGCTTCGATTACACACATCGTCTGCTCGACTTCACTCTGGCCGCTAACGGCGAAACGCCCGAGGCACCTAAATCGGAAGAACCGGTTGCCGACGGCATGCCCCGCGTCGCAGATATTCTCGATCATGAAGGCCTGATCGAGCTCGATCTGCCGGATGACGAGGACGGCCCAGTTCCCGACCTGACAAGGGAGTCCACTTCCTTCCCGGCGGACCGCGCGACCCGGCTGCAAAACCTCGCCCGTGGCGATGAAGGCTTCCTTCTGGCGCTCGGCTATTCCACCCAGCGCGGCTTCGGCAACAACCACCCCTTTGCCGGAGAGATCCGGATGGGCGAACTCGCAGTCAGCTTCGAGCCGGAAGAACTCGGCTTCGAGATCGAGATCGGCGAGATCACCGTCACCGAATGCCAAATGGTCAACCAGTTCAAGGGCTCGGCGAAAGTGCCCCCGCAATTCACCCGCGGCTATGGCCTGACCTTCGGCCATTGCGAACGCAAGGCGATGTCCATGGCACTGGTCGACCGGGCTCTCAGGGCGAAGGAGTTCGGTGAAGAGATCACCGCCCCCGCCCAGGACGAGGAGTTCGTCCTCTATCACTCCGACAATGTCGAGGCTTCCGGCTTCGTACAGCACCTGAAACTGCCGCACTACGTCGACTTCCAGGGCGAGCTCGTGACCGTGCGCGAATTGCGCAAGGAAATCGCGGCCCGCGAGGCGGCGGAACGCACTGATGACGACGAACTGGCCGCGGCCGAGTAG
- a CDS encoding EF-hand domain-containing protein has protein sequence MKKLFAVALLGTIALTPALAHSEGMKGVRGGEEMKAHMLERFKAADENGDEKLTKAEIYQSRGKRAAEIDTNDDGVIDVEEIDVARKEMRLKRQQRMLNRMDTDGDGVVSTDEFARSGTRMMQKMDRDRDGVITMEEATTPRMKGYGMHHGKGFSGKHGGMSGGKMECPR, from the coding sequence ATGAAGAAGCTTTTTGCGGTCGCCCTGCTCGGCACCATCGCCCTCACCCCGGCGCTTGCACACAGCGAAGGCATGAAAGGCGTACGTGGCGGCGAGGAAATGAAAGCCCATATGCTCGAACGCTTCAAAGCCGCCGACGAAAATGGCGACGAGAAGCTGACCAAGGCCGAGATCTACCAGTCCCGCGGCAAACGCGCGGCCGAGATCGACACCAACGATGACGGTGTGATCGATGTCGAGGAAATCGATGTTGCCCGGAAAGAAATGCGCCTGAAGCGTCAACAGCGCATGCTGAATCGGATGGACACAGACGGCGACGGTGTCGTCAGCACCGACGAGTTCGCCCGCTCCGGCACCAGGATGATGCAGAAAATGGATCGTGATCGGGACGGTGTCATCACCATGGAAGAAGCCACGACCCCTCGAATGAAAGGGTATGGCATGCATCACGGCAAAGGTTTCAGTGGCAAGCACGGCGGCATGTCTGGCGGCAAGATGGAATGCCCGCGCTAG
- a CDS encoding sigma-70 family RNA polymerase sigma factor: MIKSDNELLCLVADGGETAFDRLVLRHQGPISAFAYRMLGNQSDAEEISQETFGRVWSHAPRWNPDGKAKSWIYRIAHNLCIDRLRARHTTVDIADQEIEDGTPDPEQTLARKRTGTSVRHAVELLPERQRIAISLFHLKDMTANEAAETMDISIDALESLLRRARKKLKEIMQDQQSGTLEKAAVGEN; encoded by the coding sequence ATGATTAAGTCTGATAATGAGCTGCTTTGTCTCGTCGCCGATGGTGGCGAGACAGCTTTCGACAGACTCGTTTTGCGACATCAAGGTCCGATATCCGCCTTTGCCTACCGCATGCTCGGGAACCAGAGCGATGCCGAGGAGATCTCGCAAGAAACCTTCGGCCGCGTCTGGTCCCACGCCCCGCGGTGGAACCCGGACGGCAAGGCAAAGTCCTGGATCTACCGAATCGCTCACAATCTATGTATCGACCGTCTGAGAGCCCGGCACACAACGGTCGATATCGCCGATCAGGAAATCGAGGATGGAACTCCCGACCCTGAACAGACCCTCGCCCGGAAAAGAACGGGGACGAGCGTGCGTCATGCAGTGGAGCTTCTGCCAGAGCGCCAGAGAATCGCGATCTCGCTGTTCCATCTTAAGGACATGACGGCCAACGAGGCTGCGGAAACGATGGATATCAGTATAGACGCTCTGGAATCATTGCTCCGGCGAGCACGGAAGAAACTGAAAGAGATCATGCAGGACCAACAGTCCGGCACATTAGAAAAAGCGGCTGTCGGAGAAAACTGA
- a CDS encoding xanthine dehydrogenase family protein subunit M: MYEFEHHKPASVADAASAMKGADDGKLLAGGQTMIPTLKQRLASPSDLVDLSGIAELKGITVSGGTVTIGAMTNHAAVAASADIKSALPALAELADHIGDAQVRNLGTIGGSVANNDPAADYPAACLALGATIHTNQRDIAADDFFTGLFETALEDDEIITKISFPVASKAAYVKFPNPASRYALVGVFVADGPAGIRVAVTGAGQDGVFRVPEMESALSSNFSADALANVKVSAANLNADIHASADYRAHLITVMAKRAVAKI; encoded by the coding sequence ATGTACGAGTTCGAACATCACAAACCGGCCAGCGTCGCAGATGCGGCGAGTGCCATGAAGGGTGCGGATGACGGTAAGCTGCTCGCTGGCGGCCAGACCATGATCCCGACACTGAAACAGCGGCTTGCCAGCCCGTCCGATCTGGTCGATCTCAGCGGCATCGCGGAGCTGAAAGGCATCACTGTCAGTGGAGGCACCGTCACAATCGGCGCCATGACGAACCATGCAGCGGTCGCCGCTTCCGCCGATATCAAATCCGCCCTGCCCGCGCTTGCGGAACTGGCGGACCATATCGGAGATGCCCAGGTCCGGAACCTGGGCACCATTGGCGGTTCTGTCGCGAACAACGACCCGGCAGCGGATTATCCGGCGGCCTGTCTCGCGCTTGGGGCAACGATCCACACCAACCAGCGTGACATTGCAGCGGACGATTTCTTCACCGGCCTGTTCGAGACTGCCCTCGAGGATGACGAGATCATCACCAAGATCTCCTTCCCGGTGGCGAGCAAGGCGGCATACGTGAAGTTCCCGAACCCGGCCTCGCGTTATGCGCTGGTCGGTGTCTTCGTGGCAGACGGTCCGGCAGGTATCCGCGTTGCGGTAACCGGCGCCGGTCAGGATGGCGTGTTCCGTGTACCGGAGATGGAAAGCGCTCTTTCAAGCAACTTCTCCGCTGATGCACTCGCCAATGTGAAGGTTTCAGCAGCCAACCTGAACGCCGACATTCACGCAAGCGCCGATTATCGCGCACATCTGATTACCGTGATGGCGAAACGGGCCGTCGCAAAGATCTGA
- a CDS encoding thiamine pyrophosphate-binding protein produces MSSSPSNNSAGHGRLGGHILVDALVEEGVDLVFGVPGESYLAVIDGLQERNGIRTVMCRQEGGAAMMADAYGKLTGRPGVCMVTRGPGATNASAGVHVAFQDSTPMVLLVGQVARWMVEREAFQEIDYRRMFGQMAKWVAQIDDAARIPEYISRAFHTAVSGRPGPVVLALPEDMLMDYADVAGIAPYVPVEPHPGQQQMADFRAMLDKAERPIMIVGGGGWDRQACERIETFAVANSVPVGASFRCQDYFDNRHPNYVGHVGIGIDPSLAARIQESDMVIALGTRLGEMTTGGYTMFDIPRPKQGLVHIHGSAEELGRVYQADMMINSGPRAFAEALEAMAPVDGSSRSKSIAQGHADYLATLEPLPVPGDVQMGEIAAWLNATLPDDAIITNGAGNYANWMHRYYQYRGYRTQLAPTSGSMGYGLPAAVAAALVHPDRVVVSMNGDGCFMMHGQELATAMQHGAKIIAIVINNNMYGTIRMHQEREFPGRVKHTELQNPDFAALAKAYGANGETVLETSEFQPAFERALASDKSTVIEVKIDPEAITPKTTLSAIRKAALAKAG; encoded by the coding sequence ATGAGCTCCTCTCCCTCAAATAACAGTGCCGGCCATGGCCGTCTCGGTGGCCATATTCTTGTCGATGCGCTTGTTGAGGAGGGAGTTGATCTCGTCTTCGGCGTGCCCGGTGAAAGCTATCTGGCGGTTATCGACGGCCTGCAGGAGCGCAACGGTATCCGCACGGTGATGTGCCGCCAGGAAGGCGGCGCGGCGATGATGGCGGACGCCTATGGCAAGCTGACTGGGCGTCCCGGCGTCTGCATGGTCACCCGTGGTCCCGGCGCGACCAATGCCAGCGCCGGCGTCCATGTCGCTTTTCAGGATTCCACACCGATGGTGCTCCTGGTCGGCCAGGTGGCGCGCTGGATGGTGGAGCGAGAAGCTTTCCAGGAAATCGACTACCGCCGGATGTTCGGTCAGATGGCGAAATGGGTGGCGCAGATCGACGATGCGGCGCGCATTCCGGAATATATCAGCCGGGCATTCCACACGGCAGTCTCTGGCCGTCCGGGTCCGGTGGTTCTCGCTTTGCCCGAAGACATGCTGATGGATTATGCCGATGTGGCAGGCATCGCACCCTATGTGCCGGTCGAGCCGCATCCGGGCCAGCAGCAGATGGCCGATTTCAGGGCCATGCTGGATAAGGCAGAGCGACCGATCATGATTGTCGGCGGCGGCGGCTGGGATCGTCAGGCGTGCGAGCGGATCGAGACATTCGCGGTTGCCAACAGTGTTCCTGTCGGTGCGTCCTTCCGTTGTCAGGATTACTTCGACAACCGGCATCCGAATTACGTAGGCCATGTCGGCATCGGCATCGATCCGTCCCTTGCGGCCCGCATTCAGGAAAGCGATATGGTGATCGCGCTCGGCACCCGGCTGGGCGAGATGACCACCGGCGGCTACACCATGTTCGACATTCCGCGCCCGAAGCAGGGGCTCGTGCATATCCATGGCAGCGCGGAAGAGCTTGGCCGGGTATATCAGGCCGACATGATGATCAATTCCGGGCCGAGAGCTTTTGCGGAGGCTCTGGAGGCGATGGCGCCTGTTGACGGCAGCAGCCGGTCGAAGAGTATCGCTCAGGGCCATGCAGATTATCTTGCAACGCTAGAGCCGCTGCCGGTTCCGGGCGATGTGCAGATGGGGGAGATTGCAGCCTGGTTGAACGCCACGCTGCCGGACGATGCGATCATCACCAACGGTGCCGGTAACTATGCCAACTGGATGCATCGCTATTACCAGTATCGCGGCTACCGGACGCAGCTTGCCCCTACTAGCGGATCGATGGGCTATGGCCTGCCTGCTGCAGTGGCGGCGGCGCTGGTGCATCCAGACCGTGTGGTGGTTTCAATGAACGGCGACGGCTGTTTCATGATGCACGGCCAGGAGCTGGCTACCGCCATGCAACATGGCGCGAAGATCATTGCCATCGTCATCAACAACAACATGTACGGCACGATCCGTATGCACCAGGAGCGTGAGTTCCCGGGCCGAGTGAAGCATACCGAACTCCAGAACCCGGATTTTGCGGCACTGGCAAAAGCCTATGGTGCAAATGGTGAGACGGTTCTCGAAACCTCGGAATTCCAGCCGGCATTCGAACGGGCTTTGGCATCCGATAAATCGACCGTGATCGAGGTGAAGATCGATCCTGAGGCGATCACGCCGAAAACCACGCTTTCGGCAATCAGGAAAGCCGCCCTCGCAAAGGCCGGCTGA
- a CDS encoding shikimate dehydrogenase, with the protein MSATLDITGTTRVFGVIADPIAHVRAPMVFNPLFEARGTDAVMVPVHAPADRLETVLDGLKAQPNFGGLAVTVPHKLAIMELCDEVGRQGRLVGAVNAVRFDDQRRMIGDNFDGAGFVAGMRAEGHEVTGRSVLQLGAGGAGRAIAFALADAGVSRLVIHNRTRVKAEELAAAVSAAYPDVPVSVGAADPDGCEIVVNTTSAGLHDGDPLPIDAKFLQPDVLVAEIIMIPERTRLLESALSSGCKVQYGRHMLDKQIDLIGEFLGCFQ; encoded by the coding sequence ATGTCTGCGACACTCGATATTACGGGCACGACCCGTGTGTTCGGCGTTATTGCCGATCCGATCGCCCATGTCCGCGCGCCAATGGTCTTCAACCCGCTGTTCGAGGCAAGGGGCACGGACGCCGTCATGGTGCCCGTGCATGCCCCGGCGGACCGGTTGGAGACTGTGCTGGATGGCTTGAAGGCACAGCCCAATTTCGGCGGGCTGGCGGTAACCGTCCCCCACAAACTTGCGATCATGGAACTCTGCGACGAGGTAGGCCGGCAGGGCCGCCTCGTCGGCGCTGTGAATGCGGTTCGCTTCGACGATCAGCGCCGGATGATCGGTGACAATTTCGACGGCGCTGGTTTTGTTGCCGGCATGCGCGCCGAGGGACATGAGGTTACTGGGCGCTCCGTGTTACAACTCGGGGCCGGAGGGGCCGGGCGGGCGATTGCTTTCGCGCTGGCCGATGCCGGCGTCTCAAGGCTGGTGATTCACAATCGGACGCGGGTAAAGGCCGAAGAGCTGGCCGCGGCTGTTTCCGCCGCTTATCCGGATGTGCCGGTTTCGGTCGGCGCTGCGGACCCGGACGGCTGCGAGATCGTGGTCAACACCACGTCTGCAGGACTGCATGATGGTGACCCTCTACCAATCGATGCAAAGTTTCTTCAGCCGGACGTGCTTGTGGCTGAAATCATCATGATTCCGGAACGGACACGCCTTCTCGAATCAGCACTATCCAGCGGCTGCAAAGTTCAGTATGGCCGCCATATGCTGGATAAACAGATTGATTTAATTGGCGAATTTCTGGGATGTTTTCAGTAA
- a CDS encoding 3-keto-5-aminohexanoate cleavage protein, with protein sequence MAPASKKVIISCAVTGSIHTPTMSPHLPITPDEIATDAIAAAEAGASILHLHARNPEDGSPTPDPDMFMKFLPRIKQSCDAVVNITTGGGHGMSLEERLAAAFRASPEMTSLNMGSMNFGLFPILDKMKDFQHPWEPQFLENSRDFIFRNTFKDIEYILKELGEGHGVRFEFECYDVGHLYTLAHFADRGLVKPPFFVQTIFGILGGIGADEENLMHMRRIANKLFGDDYEWSVLAAGRHQMNFCTMAAMLGGNVRVGLEDSLFISKGKLAESNADQVAKIRRIVEDLSLEVATPAEAREMLALKGGDMVKF encoded by the coding sequence ATGGCGCCGGCAAGCAAGAAAGTGATCATCAGTTGTGCGGTCACGGGCTCTATTCACACACCGACTATGAGCCCGCATCTGCCGATCACGCCGGACGAGATTGCGACCGACGCGATTGCCGCAGCGGAAGCCGGAGCATCTATCCTGCACCTGCACGCGCGTAACCCCGAAGACGGCAGCCCAACGCCGGATCCGGATATGTTCATGAAGTTCCTGCCGCGGATCAAACAGTCCTGCGATGCCGTCGTGAACATCACCACGGGCGGCGGTCACGGTATGAGCCTGGAAGAGCGCCTTGCGGCGGCGTTCAGGGCCAGCCCGGAGATGACATCGCTCAATATGGGGTCGATGAATTTCGGCCTGTTCCCGATCCTCGACAAGATGAAGGACTTCCAGCATCCGTGGGAGCCTCAGTTCCTGGAAAACTCCCGCGACTTCATCTTCCGCAACACCTTCAAGGATATCGAATACATCCTCAAAGAGCTCGGCGAGGGCCATGGCGTGCGCTTCGAGTTCGAGTGTTATGACGTCGGTCACCTCTACACGCTGGCGCATTTCGCGGATCGCGGTCTGGTGAAGCCGCCGTTCTTCGTGCAGACGATTTTCGGCATTCTTGGCGGCATCGGAGCGGATGAGGAAAACCTCATGCATATGCGCCGGATCGCCAACAAGCTGTTCGGTGACGATTACGAATGGTCCGTACTGGCGGCCGGCCGTCACCAGATGAACTTCTGCACCATGGCAGCCATGCTCGGCGGTAACGTCCGCGTCGGGCTTGAGGACAGCCTCTTCATCTCCAAGGGCAAGCTCGCGGAAAGTAATGCGGATCAGGTGGCCAAGATCCGGCGCATTGTCGAGGATCTCTCGCTTGAGGTGGCCACGCCTGCCGAAGCCCGGGAGATGCTGGCGCTCAAGGGCGGCGACATGGTGAAGTTCTAG
- the phnG gene encoding phosphonate C-P lyase system protein PhnG, with protein MSILAKASFEDLRSLWQNLPDKPSWTRIRPAEIGMVMVRGRMGGTGNRFNLGEMTVTRCSVGLEGGVLGHGYVSGRNKDHAEIAAVIDALMQREERAETVEHSIIKPLELRHQQSRETASRKAAATKVEFFTVAREN; from the coding sequence ATGTCAATCCTCGCCAAAGCCTCCTTCGAGGACCTCCGCAGCCTCTGGCAGAACCTGCCCGACAAACCCTCCTGGACCCGGATCCGCCCGGCCGAAATCGGGATGGTCATGGTGCGCGGGCGCATGGGCGGTACTGGGAACCGCTTCAACCTCGGTGAAATGACGGTAACCCGTTGCTCTGTCGGGCTTGAAGGCGGTGTTCTCGGACACGGATATGTCTCTGGGAGGAATAAGGATCATGCGGAAATCGCCGCCGTGATCGATGCCCTTATGCAACGCGAAGAGCGCGCGGAAACTGTCGAGCATTCCATCATCAAGCCACTGGAACTCCGTCACCAACAGAGCCGCGAGACCGCGAGCCGGAAAGCCGCAGCGACGAAAGTCGAATTCTTTACCGTGGCGCGGGAGAACTGA
- the phnF gene encoding phosphonate metabolism transcriptional regulator PhnF — protein MIERKSGQSLWRQIANDISDAIRSGTYPPGSKMPTEAELSQQYGVNRHTLRRAVSELAEEGVIRVEQGRGSFVQEHVLDYLVARKTRFSDNVLRQKRTPGGRTLLLTEEVGDPAILKQLGLSRGARLVRLDRIGEVDGRPISVGSHYFPAARVPGFAELHKELNSITKVLTHLGYGEYTRRETRVTARMPDVEDAEHLQQPRNRPVLVIESINVDPAGVPIEYGFARYAADRFQLVFES, from the coding sequence TTGATCGAACGGAAAAGCGGCCAGTCCCTTTGGCGCCAGATTGCCAACGACATATCCGATGCAATCCGCTCTGGCACGTATCCGCCAGGCAGCAAGATGCCGACGGAAGCAGAGTTATCGCAACAATATGGCGTGAACCGGCATACGCTCCGGCGAGCCGTCTCGGAGCTTGCCGAAGAGGGCGTTATCCGGGTGGAGCAGGGCCGGGGAAGTTTCGTTCAGGAACATGTTCTGGACTATCTTGTCGCCAGGAAAACGCGCTTCTCGGACAACGTGCTGCGGCAGAAGCGAACCCCAGGTGGCCGCACGCTGCTGCTGACGGAAGAGGTTGGCGATCCGGCGATCCTGAAGCAGCTTGGCCTCTCCCGTGGAGCCCGCCTTGTCCGGCTCGACCGGATCGGCGAAGTGGACGGCCGGCCGATTTCCGTTGGCAGTCACTATTTCCCGGCGGCCAGGGTTCCAGGATTCGCGGAATTGCATAAGGAATTGAACTCGATCACCAAGGTCCTGACGCATCTTGGTTATGGCGAATACACCCGTAGGGAAACACGTGTGACGGCACGGATGCCGGACGTGGAGGACGCAGAGCATCTTCAACAACCGCGAAACCGGCCGGTACTGGTCATCGAGTCAATCAATGTAGACCCGGCCGGTGTTCCCATTGAGTACGGTTTTGCCCGTTATGCCGCCGACCGCTTTCAACTGGTGTTCGAGAGCTGA
- a CDS encoding periplasmic heavy metal sensor, which produces MTWTRTRTLALVLFVSIALNLFFAGIMVGRFDRWHGGPKGPSHGHSMTRMIEKSLGDSLTPELRERLTAHSKAMRETRRTSREKRDAIRDTLLQEPFDRTAYLKALESMNEVFDRMRTETHSFMIDIVEQLTPEQRRKLVKSLGRHRKNDDD; this is translated from the coding sequence ATGACCTGGACCCGGACACGCACACTCGCACTGGTTCTATTCGTATCAATCGCCCTGAACCTGTTTTTCGCAGGCATCATGGTCGGCCGCTTCGACCGTTGGCATGGCGGTCCAAAGGGGCCGAGCCACGGCCACTCAATGACCCGGATGATCGAGAAAAGCCTCGGTGACAGCCTGACGCCGGAACTTCGTGAGAGGCTGACGGCGCACTCCAAAGCCATGCGCGAGACCCGCCGAACCTCCCGCGAGAAGCGGGACGCCATTCGGGACACGCTTTTGCAGGAACCGTTCGACAGGACTGCCTATCTTAAGGCTCTGGAATCGATGAACGAGGTCTTCGACCGAATGCGGACGGAAACGCACTCTTTCATGATCGATATCGTCGAACAATTGACACCGGAACAGCGGCGCAAGCTGGTGAAATCCCTCGGCAGGCACCGCAAGAATGATGACGACTAA
- the phnH gene encoding phosphonate C-P lyase system protein PhnH: MSLESTMQSGQTLKPGFSDPVSQSQLVFRHLLDAMARPGTIETIDLDIEGPETLDLAATTIALALVDFETPLYLDPALANPAAETYLKFHCGTRIVPEAKDAAFAILDGALGDLDAFNTGTDEYPELGATLIIQVETILKGGTLTLTGPGIKDSAQLGLPDVPAAFWESRATLQRYFPRGIDLVFVAGARMVALPRTTHVTLQSGKE, from the coding sequence ATGTCCTTGGAATCCACCATGCAATCCGGACAAACGCTGAAACCGGGCTTCTCGGATCCGGTCAGCCAATCGCAATTGGTTTTCCGCCACCTGCTCGACGCCATGGCCCGTCCGGGCACCATCGAGACAATTGATCTCGACATTGAAGGACCGGAGACACTGGATCTGGCCGCGACCACCATCGCACTGGCCCTGGTTGATTTCGAGACGCCGCTCTATCTCGATCCCGCATTGGCAAATCCGGCGGCTGAAACCTATCTGAAATTCCATTGCGGAACCCGGATCGTCCCGGAAGCGAAAGACGCCGCCTTCGCCATTCTGGATGGCGCGCTCGGAGATCTTGACGCCTTCAATACAGGCACTGACGAGTATCCGGAATTGGGCGCCACCCTGATCATCCAGGTGGAAACGATCCTGAAAGGCGGCACCCTGACCCTGACAGGTCCCGGCATCAAGGACAGCGCGCAACTCGGCCTGCCGGACGTCCCTGCGGCGTTCTGGGAGAGCAGAGCGACGCTGCAACGCTATTTCCCGCGCGGCATCGATCTCGTCTTTGTGGCTGGCGCCAGAATGGTCGCGCTGCCACGCACCACGCACGTCACCCTGCAGAGCGGAAAGGAATAG